The Micromonospora sp. M71_S20 genome has a window encoding:
- a CDS encoding immune inhibitor A domain-containing protein, translating to MGLLGLSLTATGLAFGSSATAAPQPKLPTAAPSVAEPAHVDHDLPNPLEDKRRALRQEGLSDVLSGRAKPQKVNGSTVVKVGKTQAEGAAARSTRANAATQTEDQYVELSREKTDRIFVILAEFGNERHPSYPDQDTDPDTAGPTRFDGPLHNEIPQPNRAVDNSTVWQADYNADYYRKLYFGTNPGDESVKQYYEAQSSGRYSVDGTVTDWVKVKYNEARYGRSGGYPCASNVCTNTWALVRDAANQWVADQKAAGRTDAQIAADLSAMDQWDRYDHDGDGDFNERDGYIDHFQIVHSGGDEADGDPYQGEDAIWSHRWYAFASDQGSTGPVGNPLGGTQIGNTGLWIGDYTIQPENGGRSVFYHEYGHDLGLPDDYNVTSGGDNNNEHWTLMAQSRLGAKNDAGIGDRGGDLGAWNKLQLGWLDYEVVVAGQKRTMTLGPQEYNSDEAQAVVVVLPKRDYTFEHGAPFEGSKQFFSGNADDLNSTMTRTLDFTGKSSASLSMKGRYNIEADYDYLFFEASLDGGQSWVTLPGTANGQPLKEISAGRYALDGSSGGEWVDVNIPMDVAAGKVAQFRLRYQTDGGVSEGGFYGDAITVTADGQTVLSDGAETGAAGWTLAGGFETAEKSYTKAYDNYYIAGTRQYISYDKYLKTGPYFFGYSNTRPDYVDHYAYQEGLLISYWNTRWADNDTFVHPGEGRNLIIDAHPRPIYNLTGQPWRARVQVYDAPFSLKKADSFTLHLNSQPQYIRGQAAQPLFDDTQQYWFPELPNHGVKLPATGTKIKVLEKDGVYTKIRIS from the coding sequence GTGGGTCTGCTCGGGCTTTCGCTGACGGCGACGGGACTGGCGTTCGGTTCGTCCGCCACCGCCGCGCCGCAGCCGAAGTTGCCGACGGCCGCTCCGTCGGTCGCCGAGCCAGCCCATGTCGACCACGACCTGCCGAACCCGCTGGAGGACAAGCGTCGCGCCCTGCGCCAGGAGGGCCTGAGCGACGTCCTCTCCGGCCGGGCCAAGCCGCAGAAGGTCAACGGCAGCACGGTCGTCAAGGTCGGCAAGACCCAGGCCGAGGGGGCTGCCGCCCGCTCGACCCGGGCCAACGCCGCCACCCAGACGGAGGACCAGTACGTCGAGCTCTCCCGGGAGAAGACGGACCGGATCTTCGTCATCCTCGCCGAGTTCGGCAACGAGCGGCACCCGAGCTACCCGGACCAGGACACCGACCCGGACACCGCGGGTCCGACCCGGTTCGACGGGCCGCTGCACAACGAGATCCCGCAGCCCAACCGGGCGGTGGACAACTCCACGGTGTGGCAGGCGGACTACAACGCCGACTACTACCGCAAGCTCTACTTCGGCACCAACCCCGGTGACGAGTCGGTGAAGCAGTACTACGAGGCCCAGTCCTCGGGTCGCTACAGCGTCGACGGCACCGTCACCGACTGGGTGAAGGTGAAGTACAACGAGGCCCGCTACGGCCGCTCCGGCGGCTACCCGTGCGCCTCGAACGTCTGCACCAACACCTGGGCGCTGGTCCGCGACGCCGCCAACCAGTGGGTCGCCGACCAGAAGGCCGCCGGCCGCACCGACGCCCAGATCGCCGCCGACCTGTCGGCGATGGACCAGTGGGACCGGTACGACCACGACGGCGACGGCGACTTCAACGAGCGCGACGGCTACATCGACCACTTCCAGATCGTCCACTCCGGTGGCGACGAGGCCGACGGTGACCCGTACCAGGGTGAGGACGCCATCTGGAGCCACCGCTGGTACGCCTTCGCGTCCGACCAGGGCTCGACCGGCCCGGTCGGCAACCCGCTCGGCGGCACCCAGATCGGCAACACCGGCCTCTGGATCGGCGACTACACCATCCAGCCGGAGAACGGCGGCCGGAGCGTCTTCTACCACGAGTACGGCCACGACCTCGGTCTGCCGGACGACTACAACGTCACCAGTGGTGGGGACAACAACAACGAGCACTGGACCCTGATGGCCCAGAGCCGGCTCGGCGCCAAGAACGACGCCGGCATCGGCGACCGTGGCGGCGACCTCGGCGCGTGGAACAAGCTCCAGCTCGGCTGGCTCGACTACGAGGTGGTCGTAGCGGGGCAGAAGCGGACCATGACCCTCGGCCCGCAGGAGTACAACAGCGACGAGGCGCAGGCCGTCGTCGTGGTGCTTCCGAAGCGTGACTACACGTTCGAGCACGGCGCGCCCTTCGAGGGCAGCAAGCAGTTCTTCTCCGGCAACGCGGACGACCTCAACAGCACGATGACCCGGACCCTGGACTTCACCGGGAAGTCGTCGGCGTCCCTGTCGATGAAGGGCCGCTACAACATCGAGGCCGACTACGACTACCTGTTCTTCGAGGCGTCGCTGGACGGCGGCCAGTCCTGGGTGACCCTGCCCGGCACGGCCAACGGCCAGCCGCTGAAGGAGATCTCGGCCGGCCGCTACGCGCTGGACGGCAGCAGCGGCGGCGAGTGGGTCGACGTCAACATCCCCATGGACGTGGCGGCGGGCAAGGTCGCGCAGTTCCGGCTGCGCTACCAGACCGACGGCGGCGTCTCCGAGGGTGGCTTCTACGGTGACGCGATCACCGTGACGGCCGACGGCCAGACCGTCCTCTCCGACGGCGCCGAGACCGGCGCCGCGGGCTGGACGCTCGCCGGTGGCTTCGAGACCGCCGAGAAGAGCTACACCAAGGCGTACGACAACTACTACATCGCGGGCACCCGGCAGTACATCTCGTACGACAAGTACCTGAAGACCGGCCCGTACTTCTTCGGCTACTCGAACACCCGCCCGGACTACGTGGACCACTACGCGTACCAGGAGGGTCTGCTGATCTCCTACTGGAACACCCGGTGGGCGGACAACGACACGTTCGTGCACCCGGGTGAGGGTCGCAACCTCATCATCGACGCGCACCCGCGGCCGATCTACAACCTGACCGGCCAGCCCTGGCGGGCCCGCGTCCAGGTCTACGACGCGCCGTTCAGCCTGAAGAAGGCCGACTCGTTCACGCTGCACCTCAACAGCCAGCCGCAGTACATCCGTGGCCAGGCCGCGCAGCCGCTGTTCGACGACACCCAGCAGTACTGGTTCCCGGAGCTGCCGAACCACGGCGTCAAGCTCCCGGCCACCGGCACCAAGATCAAGGTCCTGGAGAAGGACGGCGTCTACACCAAGATCCGTATCTCCTGA
- a CDS encoding alpha/beta fold hydrolase, with amino-acid sequence MTEQRGGPVDESCVLTEGPWTHRFVGANGSRFHVVEAGTGPMVLFLHGFPEHWWAWHEMLPAIADAGFRAVAVDLRGYGASDKPPRGYDGYTLAADVAGLIRALGERSATVVGTGVGGMIAWTVASFHPSLVRRLVVLGAPHPLRLRAAIFADPRGQFAAATPTLKFQLPRYEHVLTRDDAAAVEEMLRRWGGPRWVDGPGFEAYAQRCREAMRIPQAAFCALEGYRWAFRSVLRLHGYRFVRLMQKPLITPTLQLHGALDEASLPRTAQGSGRYVVAPYEWRLLDDIGHFPHVEAGDLVVGEVLRWAKS; translated from the coding sequence ATGACCGAGCAGCGCGGCGGGCCCGTCGACGAGTCCTGCGTCCTCACCGAGGGGCCGTGGACGCACCGGTTCGTCGGCGCCAACGGCAGCCGCTTCCACGTGGTGGAGGCCGGCACCGGACCGATGGTGCTCTTCCTGCACGGCTTCCCGGAGCACTGGTGGGCCTGGCACGAGATGCTGCCGGCGATCGCCGACGCCGGCTTCCGGGCCGTCGCGGTCGACCTGCGCGGCTACGGCGCCAGCGACAAGCCGCCCCGGGGGTACGACGGCTACACCCTCGCGGCCGACGTCGCCGGACTGATCCGGGCCCTCGGCGAGCGCTCCGCCACGGTGGTGGGCACCGGCGTCGGCGGCATGATCGCGTGGACGGTGGCCTCGTTCCACCCGTCCCTGGTCCGCCGGCTGGTGGTGCTCGGCGCTCCCCACCCGCTGCGGCTCCGGGCCGCCATCTTCGCCGACCCGCGCGGGCAGTTCGCCGCCGCCACGCCCACCCTGAAGTTCCAGTTGCCCCGCTACGAGCACGTGCTGACCCGCGACGACGCGGCGGCCGTGGAGGAGATGCTGCGCCGCTGGGGCGGGCCGCGCTGGGTCGACGGGCCGGGCTTCGAGGCGTACGCCCAGCGGTGCCGGGAGGCCATGCGCATCCCGCAGGCGGCGTTCTGCGCCCTGGAGGGCTACCGCTGGGCGTTCCGCTCGGTGCTCCGGCTGCACGGTTACCGCTTCGTCCGGCTGATGCAGAAGCCGCTGATCACGCCGACCCTCCAGCTGCACGGCGCGCTCGACGAGGCCTCCCTGCCGCGTACCGCCCAGGGCTCCGGCCGGTACGTGGTGGCGCCCTACGAGTGGCGGCTCCTGGACGACATCGGGCACTTCCCGCACGTGGAGGCCGGCGACCTGGTGGTGGGCGAGGTCCTGCGCTGGGCGAAGTCCTGA
- a CDS encoding SseB family protein, which yields MTEWEPATDAEAAMRDALRANDQQLYFRVLARSELLLPVSAEALAGTAPVGWGTWTTGGRTHVLAFTSGAAVRACLGEHGGAVRRISYADLSDGWPNHEWWLAVNPGLPIEGYLPAWFVAQLSRGDVRLPGRTMGARARLERVETAARARAQTAGQDAPGGPETGPTTRVARPDGTLRPEPTAASATGRIPAPARPGAAHPSVPPTFPAEHPDLRRGDPTAGGPARFDAVAAPDRLPPPRPAPLTERPRGLPTPDAHPSPSTNGRPAGEASERPNRSFFEPASGRAAAYRQEALRSGERAAPPSRLGPGSQPFPRRRPLGEPVPEEPTRPIPSAPTEAEPTHAFTAPAAEPTHAFTVPAGEPTRAFTVPTAEPTHAFTVPAGEPTRAFTVPGGEATQVLPPRGPDGDATRDLRAPAPGAGPPPPAYGGRRAEPTEDVTQALPRRQPTPEPVGPEPVAEAEPVSGPPAPRRGFTPIVIEGTVIESRDLTGPPAPEPAPPAEETVSLFEPVRRRREPVTAATADPAPTAPAHPSSPADTVRSTAPSWSGDATASLDPTVSLDRTQPVVSSGDATVSLDPTVSLDRTQPVVSSGDATVSLDPTVSLDRTQPVVSSGDATVSLDPTVPLDPEPPADAAWPGDPTVPLGSGPPAGAWSGDPTVPTSVAAPAPETDGAVRQGSATDAAVPGGGPAEDPGQPVADEPATAPLTGAGDVSPGTGPGPVDFEPANEVEENLLDAAGAGSTDTFLSTLLLARVLLPVAADSAPGSRPGEPGFVWRTEELDGETFVVVHTSPERLADHTDATVETIGVKFVQLIRRWPDESWSFAVNPGTPVGAKLPGEQIVGLANWAAEVGLGDDTGAEAEPAAAEEPVSRPRYAPPAPDPARPIVMQKAVAPSQLAYYLERGYDRVSGFVHRAGELAHLNTPAQLHDALGLGYPDSPFARDAGEIYVLRWPAHRPSLYRIPYGGQNEAAMRAMEGWVIERPPFRGNGFAPGESSDVVAEFKVDSARLPHGAQLWRIGADGTERVVAILDTDALRWRQVGEQ from the coding sequence GTGACCGAGTGGGAGCCGGCCACCGACGCCGAAGCGGCGATGCGGGACGCGCTGCGCGCCAACGACCAACAGCTCTACTTCCGCGTCCTGGCCCGGAGCGAACTGCTGCTGCCGGTCTCCGCCGAGGCGCTCGCGGGGACGGCACCGGTGGGCTGGGGCACCTGGACCACCGGCGGCCGCACCCACGTGTTGGCGTTCACCTCCGGAGCGGCGGTGCGCGCCTGTCTCGGCGAGCACGGCGGTGCCGTCCGGCGCATCTCGTACGCCGATCTGTCCGACGGCTGGCCCAACCACGAGTGGTGGCTGGCCGTGAATCCCGGGCTGCCCATCGAGGGCTACCTGCCGGCCTGGTTCGTCGCCCAGCTCTCCCGGGGCGACGTCCGGCTGCCCGGCCGCACCATGGGCGCGCGGGCCCGGCTGGAACGCGTGGAGACGGCCGCCCGGGCGCGGGCCCAGACCGCCGGCCAGGACGCGCCGGGCGGGCCGGAGACCGGGCCGACCACCCGTGTGGCCCGGCCCGACGGCACGCTCCGGCCCGAGCCCACGGCCGCGTCGGCCACCGGCCGGATCCCCGCACCCGCCCGACCCGGCGCGGCCCACCCGTCCGTCCCGCCCACGTTCCCGGCGGAGCACCCGGACCTGCGGCGTGGCGACCCGACGGCCGGCGGACCCGCCCGGTTCGACGCCGTGGCGGCCCCCGACCGGCTCCCGCCGCCGCGCCCCGCGCCGCTCACCGAGCGCCCGCGGGGCCTGCCGACGCCCGACGCCCACCCCTCGCCGTCGACCAACGGTCGCCCGGCGGGGGAGGCGTCGGAGCGGCCGAACCGGTCGTTCTTCGAGCCGGCCTCCGGTCGTGCGGCCGCCTACCGGCAGGAGGCGCTGCGCTCGGGCGAGCGGGCGGCTCCGCCGTCCCGCCTCGGACCCGGCAGCCAGCCGTTCCCCCGCCGCCGGCCGCTCGGCGAGCCGGTACCGGAGGAACCGACCCGCCCGATCCCGAGCGCCCCGACCGAAGCGGAACCGACCCACGCCTTCACGGCGCCGGCCGCCGAGCCGACCCACGCCTTCACGGTGCCGGCCGGGGAGCCGACCCGGGCCTTCACAGTGCCGACCGCGGAACCGACCCACGCCTTCACGGTGCCGGCCGGGGAACCGACCCGGGCCTTCACGGTGCCCGGGGGCGAGGCCACGCAGGTGTTGCCGCCGCGCGGGCCCGACGGGGACGCCACCCGGGACCTCCGGGCCCCCGCCCCGGGGGCCGGGCCGCCACCACCGGCGTACGGCGGGCGTCGAGCGGAGCCGACCGAGGACGTCACCCAGGCGCTGCCCCGCCGGCAGCCCACCCCGGAACCGGTCGGGCCCGAGCCGGTCGCGGAGGCGGAGCCGGTGTCCGGACCGCCCGCTCCCCGGCGCGGCTTCACGCCGATCGTCATCGAGGGCACCGTCATCGAGTCGCGGGACCTCACCGGACCGCCTGCCCCCGAGCCGGCCCCGCCCGCCGAGGAGACCGTCTCGCTGTTCGAGCCGGTCCGGCGCCGCCGGGAACCGGTGACCGCCGCCACCGCCGACCCCGCACCGACCGCGCCCGCCCACCCGTCGTCGCCCGCCGACACCGTGCGGTCCACCGCCCCGTCGTGGTCCGGCGACGCCACCGCGTCTCTGGATCCGACGGTGTCTCTCGATCGGACGCAGCCGGTCGTGTCGTCGGGCGATGCGACGGTGTCTCTGGATCCGACGGTGTCCCTGGATCGGACGCAGCCGGTCGTGTCGTCGGGCGATGCGACGGTGTCTCTGGATCCGACGGTGTCCCTGGATCGGACGCAGCCGGTCGTGTCGTCGGGCGATGCGACGGTGTCCCTGGATCCGACCGTGCCCCTCGATCCCGAGCCGCCTGCCGACGCGGCGTGGCCCGGGGACCCGACCGTGCCCCTCGGATCCGGGCCGCCCGCCGGCGCGTGGTCCGGGGATCCGACGGTGCCGACCAGCGTCGCCGCGCCCGCACCGGAGACGGACGGGGCCGTCCGGCAGGGGTCCGCGACCGACGCCGCCGTTCCCGGCGGCGGACCGGCGGAGGACCCCGGTCAGCCGGTCGCCGACGAGCCGGCGACCGCGCCCCTGACCGGGGCCGGGGACGTGTCGCCGGGCACCGGTCCCGGGCCGGTCGACTTCGAGCCGGCCAACGAGGTCGAGGAGAACCTGCTCGACGCCGCCGGCGCCGGCAGCACCGACACGTTCCTGTCCACCCTGCTGCTGGCCCGGGTGCTGTTGCCGGTGGCGGCCGACTCCGCGCCGGGCAGCCGGCCCGGCGAGCCCGGCTTCGTCTGGCGTACGGAGGAACTCGACGGCGAGACGTTCGTCGTGGTGCACACCTCGCCGGAGCGGCTCGCCGACCACACCGACGCGACGGTCGAGACCATCGGGGTGAAGTTCGTCCAGTTGATCCGCCGCTGGCCGGACGAGTCCTGGTCGTTCGCGGTCAACCCGGGCACCCCGGTCGGGGCGAAGCTGCCCGGTGAGCAGATCGTCGGGCTGGCCAACTGGGCGGCGGAGGTGGGACTCGGCGACGACACCGGGGCCGAGGCCGAGCCGGCCGCCGCCGAGGAACCGGTCAGCCGCCCCCGCTACGCCCCACCCGCACCCGACCCGGCGCGCCCGATCGTGATGCAGAAGGCGGTCGCCCCCAGCCAGCTCGCGTACTACCTGGAGCGGGGCTACGACCGGGTCTCCGGCTTCGTGCACCGTGCCGGCGAGCTGGCCCACCTCAACACCCCGGCCCAGCTGCACGACGCGCTCGGCCTGGGCTACCCGGACTCCCCCTTCGCCCGGGACGCCGGCGAGATCTACGTGCTGCGCTGGCCAGCGCATCGGCCGAGCCTCTACCGGATCCCGTACGGCGGGCAGAACGAGGCCGCCATGCGGGCCATGGAGGGCTGGGTCATCGAGCGCCCGCCGTTCCGGGGCAACGGGTTCGCGCCGGGCGAGAGCAGCGACGTGGTGGCGGAGTTCAAGGTGGACAGCGCCCGGCTGCCGCACGGCGCGCAGCTGTGGCGGATCGGCGCGGACGGCACCGAACGGGTGGTCGCCATCCTCGACACGGACGCGCTGCGGTGGCGACAGGTCGGTGAGCAGTGA
- the mycP gene encoding type VII secretion-associated serine protease mycosin produces MSRSPSRPLLTALTTALLTAVPAAPAITGRPAGPAPGPVPAGWSASAPTVARATPGCASPLAPVRPVSARPWPQQRYAPERLAPLATGAGVTVAVIDSGVDRRHPQLAGRVLDGTDLLDPGGDGSRDCAGHGTGVASIIAAGPRDGTAFRGLAPGARILPVRVSEQQVVEGRESGRTVSAGDFARAVRWAVDHDADVLNLSVVLYADDPAVRAAIGYAVDRDVVVVAAAGNLHDAGDPRPYPAAYDGVLGVGAIGADGARAPFSQTGSYVDLVAPGSDVLMAAPGEGHHRAEGTSYAAPFVTATAALLRQYRPELTAAQVAQRIVATADPAPGDGRGGGYGAGVLNPYRAVTETGGGTPERAPRVSALADGRPEPAVLAQRARRATARDRALLVAGASGTVVALAALLALVVPRGARRRWRPADHA; encoded by the coding sequence ATGTCCCGGTCCCCCTCGCGCCCGCTCCTCACCGCCCTGACGACGGCGTTGCTGACCGCCGTCCCGGCCGCCCCCGCGATCACCGGCCGCCCGGCCGGGCCCGCCCCCGGCCCGGTGCCGGCCGGCTGGTCCGCATCCGCGCCGACCGTCGCCCGCGCGACCCCCGGCTGCGCCTCGCCCCTCGCCCCGGTCCGGCCGGTGTCCGCGCGCCCCTGGCCCCAGCAGCGGTACGCCCCGGAGCGGCTGGCACCGCTCGCCACCGGCGCCGGGGTGACGGTGGCGGTGATCGACTCGGGGGTGGACCGGCGGCACCCGCAGTTGGCCGGCCGGGTGCTCGACGGCACCGACCTGCTCGACCCGGGCGGCGACGGCAGCCGGGACTGCGCCGGCCACGGCACCGGTGTGGCGAGCATCATCGCCGCCGGCCCCCGCGACGGTACGGCGTTCCGGGGGCTGGCCCCGGGTGCCCGGATCCTGCCGGTACGGGTCAGCGAGCAGCAGGTGGTCGAGGGCCGGGAGTCGGGGCGCACGGTCAGCGCCGGCGACTTCGCCCGCGCCGTCCGCTGGGCGGTCGACCACGACGCCGACGTGCTCAACCTCTCCGTCGTCCTGTACGCGGACGACCCGGCGGTGCGGGCCGCGATCGGCTACGCGGTCGACCGGGACGTGGTCGTGGTGGCCGCCGCCGGGAACCTGCACGACGCCGGTGATCCCCGGCCCTACCCGGCCGCGTACGACGGGGTGCTCGGGGTGGGCGCGATCGGGGCGGACGGGGCACGGGCGCCCTTCTCTCAGACCGGCTCGTACGTCGACCTGGTCGCCCCGGGCAGCGACGTGCTGATGGCCGCCCCCGGCGAGGGCCACCACCGGGCCGAGGGCACCAGCTACGCGGCGCCCTTCGTGACGGCCACCGCCGCGCTGCTGCGCCAGTACCGGCCGGAGCTGACCGCGGCGCAGGTGGCGCAGCGGATCGTGGCGACCGCCGATCCTGCCCCGGGCGACGGTCGGGGTGGCGGGTACGGCGCGGGGGTGCTGAACCCGTACCGGGCGGTCACCGAGACCGGGGGCGGGACGCCGGAGCGGGCGCCCCGGGTCAGCGCGCTCGCGGACGGCCGGCCCGAACCGGCGGTGCTGGCGCAGCGGGCCCGCCGGGCGACGGCCCGGGACCGGGCGCTGCTGGTGGCGGGGGCAAGCGGAACGGTGGTGGCCCTGGCGGCGCTGCTGGCGCTCGTCGTGCCGCGCGGGGCCCGGCGCCGCTGGCGGCCGGCCGACCACGCCTGA
- a CDS encoding WXG100 family type VII secretion target gives MDHGVLVVNFAALQQASADIQKALNALDSQLGQLERDAAPLVASWSGEARQAYEQRQGRWRSASQDLQAMLRDIKLAVDDSATDYLDTEKKNVGLFQ, from the coding sequence ATGGACCACGGTGTACTGGTCGTCAACTTCGCCGCCCTGCAACAGGCGAGCGCGGACATCCAGAAGGCGCTGAACGCGCTCGACTCGCAGCTCGGGCAGCTCGAACGGGACGCCGCCCCGCTCGTGGCGAGCTGGTCCGGCGAGGCCCGCCAGGCCTACGAGCAGCGGCAGGGCCGTTGGCGTTCGGCCTCGCAGGACCTCCAGGCCATGCTGCGCGACATCAAGCTCGCGGTGGACGACTCCGCCACCGACTACCTCGACACGGAGAAGAAGAACGTCGGCCTGTTCCAGTGA
- a CDS encoding WXG100 family type VII secretion target — protein MSQTQAEAAVMQQTAAKFEQVDQSLQSMLSSLMAELEVLQQAWRGAGGRSFEQVKQQWAQDQAALQRALRETAGAVRRAGQQYDVSDTEAASRVSTTNRGGIQLPL, from the coding sequence GTGTCCCAGACCCAGGCAGAAGCAGCGGTGATGCAGCAGACCGCCGCGAAGTTCGAGCAGGTCGACCAGTCCCTGCAGTCCATGCTGAGCAGCCTGATGGCCGAGTTGGAGGTGTTGCAGCAGGCCTGGCGCGGTGCCGGCGGGCGCTCGTTCGAGCAGGTCAAGCAGCAGTGGGCACAGGACCAGGCGGCGCTGCAGCGGGCCCTGCGGGAGACCGCCGGCGCCGTCCGCAGGGCCGGCCAGCAGTACGACGTCTCGGACACCGAGGCCGCCAGCCGGGTGTCCACCACCAACCGCGGCGGCATCCAGCTGCCGCTCTGA
- the eccE gene encoding type VII secretion protein EccE, which translates to MSRRVTGRGGAVTVTTGAGPHRPAPGHDPGPTAAALVPAPPGSARPAGPIGTVAGAPAPPVALSPSRHPAARRRGAGLRAGQVVATQVAVAAVVAAAGRGVLLTLAAVGVAALLLPLAWVRLRGRWLFEWLTTGLGYATRRRALPPAAGPAALLDLVDPGAVVRPAELAGTPAAVLDDAAGMVAVLEAGDPADLLGDAPRALPVPASLLPAAAPDGPPVRLQLLLTGSPAPTVGAGGGAVATSYRQLTDGRIAGRERAVLAVRVLRVEGWTAEELRRALSGTVRRITRRVGPVTARPLGEHATLRVLAELAHHDDHPAQESWQAVRAGDLLQTTFRLRRWPDPRTDAGRRLVTRLLALPATATTVSLGVGPWAGADPASAPTELAVRLAAATPAELSIAAQALRRLVAEVGGEVHRLDGAQLDGLAGTLPLAAAGAAGPGPAPDGLELTLGEAGLMVGTNRHGGAVTVRLFRPESTRVMLVGGIRAAQLVAVRAMALGARVVVQTARPRGWEPFVRGVGTPGAMIPVVPPGRPVGEPGSPLRPLLVVVDAGPTPAETDPGSPWRTTLLVRDELTPADADALGRADLAVLQPLDPAEAAVAGAALGLGGSAEWLTRIRDDMVAVVNRRALRWALLSPTPIESQLVGRPSRR; encoded by the coding sequence ATGTCGCGGCGAGTGACCGGTCGAGGAGGCGCGGTGACGGTGACCACCGGCGCGGGCCCGCACCGGCCGGCCCCGGGCCACGATCCCGGCCCGACCGCCGCGGCCCTCGTACCGGCACCGCCCGGGTCGGCCCGCCCGGCCGGCCCGATCGGCACCGTGGCCGGCGCACCCGCACCCCCGGTCGCCCTGTCGCCGTCGCGGCACCCGGCCGCCCGGCGGAGGGGCGCCGGTCTCCGGGCCGGTCAGGTCGTCGCCACGCAGGTGGCGGTGGCCGCCGTGGTCGCGGCCGCCGGCCGGGGCGTGCTGCTGACGTTGGCCGCCGTGGGGGTGGCCGCGCTGCTGCTGCCCCTGGCCTGGGTGCGGCTGCGGGGGCGGTGGCTCTTCGAGTGGCTCACCACGGGCCTGGGCTACGCCACCCGCCGCCGGGCCCTGCCTCCGGCCGCCGGCCCGGCGGCCCTGCTGGACCTGGTCGACCCGGGCGCGGTCGTGCGCCCCGCCGAGCTGGCCGGCACGCCGGCCGCCGTGCTGGACGACGCCGCCGGCATGGTGGCCGTGCTGGAGGCCGGCGATCCGGCCGACCTGCTCGGCGACGCTCCCCGCGCGCTGCCCGTCCCGGCGTCGCTGCTGCCGGCCGCCGCGCCGGACGGCCCCCCGGTGCGGCTCCAGCTCCTGCTGACGGGCTCACCGGCGCCGACCGTGGGCGCGGGTGGCGGTGCCGTCGCCACCTCGTACCGGCAGCTCACCGACGGGCGGATCGCCGGCCGGGAACGGGCCGTGCTCGCCGTGCGGGTGCTGCGCGTCGAGGGCTGGACGGCAGAGGAGCTGCGGCGGGCGCTCTCGGGAACGGTGCGCCGGATCACGCGCCGGGTCGGGCCCGTCACCGCCCGCCCGCTGGGCGAGCACGCGACGCTGCGGGTGCTGGCGGAGCTGGCCCACCACGACGACCATCCCGCGCAGGAGTCCTGGCAGGCGGTCCGGGCGGGCGACCTGCTGCAGACCACGTTCCGGCTGCGCCGCTGGCCCGACCCGCGTACCGACGCCGGCCGGCGGCTGGTGACCCGGCTGCTCGCGCTGCCCGCGACGGCGACCACCGTCTCGCTCGGCGTGGGGCCGTGGGCCGGTGCCGACCCCGCGTCGGCGCCGACCGAGCTGGCCGTACGACTGGCCGCCGCCACCCCGGCGGAGCTCTCGATCGCGGCGCAGGCGCTGCGCCGGCTGGTGGCCGAGGTGGGCGGCGAGGTGCACCGGCTCGACGGCGCGCAGCTCGACGGGTTGGCCGGCACGCTGCCGCTCGCGGCGGCGGGCGCGGCGGGTCCCGGTCCGGCGCCCGACGGCCTGGAGCTGACCCTCGGCGAGGCGGGACTGATGGTCGGCACGAACCGGCACGGCGGCGCGGTGACCGTCCGGCTGTTCCGGCCGGAGAGCACCCGGGTGATGCTGGTCGGCGGGATACGCGCGGCGCAGCTGGTGGCGGTGCGGGCGATGGCGCTCGGGGCCCGGGTGGTGGTGCAGACCGCCCGCCCGCGCGGGTGGGAGCCGTTCGTCCGGGGCGTCGGCACCCCCGGCGCGATGATCCCGGTGGTGCCGCCGGGCCGTCCGGTGGGCGAGCCGGGCTCGCCGCTGCGCCCGCTGCTGGTGGTGGTCGACGCCGGCCCCACGCCCGCCGAGACGGACCCGGGGTCCCCGTGGCGGACCACGCTGCTGGTGCGCGACGAGCTGACCCCCGCCGACGCCGACGCGTTGGGCCGCGCCGACCTGGCCGTGCTGCAACCGCTCGACCCGGCCGAGGCCGCCGTGGCGGGCGCCGCGCTGGGGCTGGGCGGGTCGGCGGAGTGGCTGACCCGGATCCGGGACGACATGGTCGCGGTGGTCAACCGCCGGGCGCTGCGCTGGGCGCTGCTCTCCCCCACCCCGATCGAGTCGCAGCTGGTCGGCCGCCCGTCCCGCCGCTGA
- a CDS encoding phage holin family protein, protein MGFLKGLLIRLGSTALAFWLATLLIPGITLDSASAGEAVVTLVLVAVIFGVVNAVLQPIIKTVGCGFYLLTLGLIALVVNGLLFLLTSWIADQAGLPFHVDGFWPEAVLGALFVGIVTWILGAALDRD, encoded by the coding sequence ATGGGTTTCCTCAAAGGGCTGTTGATCCGGCTGGGCAGCACGGCGCTCGCCTTCTGGCTGGCCACGCTGCTCATCCCGGGCATCACGCTGGACTCGGCGTCCGCCGGCGAGGCGGTCGTCACGCTGGTTCTCGTCGCGGTGATCTTCGGCGTGGTCAACGCGGTGCTCCAGCCGATCATCAAGACCGTCGGCTGCGGCTTCTACCTGCTGACCCTCGGGTTGATCGCGCTGGTGGTCAACGGGCTGCTGTTCCTGCTCACGAGCTGGATCGCCGACCAGGCCGGGCTGCCCTTCCACGTCGACGGCTTCTGGCCGGAGGCGGTGCTCGGCGCGCTCTTCGTCGGCATCGTCACCTGGATCCTCGGCGCCGCTCTGGACCGGGACTGA